A region of the Streptomyces sp. NBC_00442 genome:
ACCTGCGGGACCGCTTCGACGGCGTGCTCTCCTGGAACGACACCATCGCCCCCTTCCACCCCGGCGGCTGGTCCCCGCGTCCGGACGACGCGCCTTTGTGGGAGCGGCAGTTGAGGACGGTGTGGGGTCTCGGCGACGACCGGATCGAGCTCGCCCTGGAATCCATCCAGGTGAACCCGGCGCAGGCGGTGGCCCAGCTCTTTCCCGACGCGCCGATCACGGTGTACGCGGACGGCCTGATGACGTACGGCCCGACGCGCAACAAGCTCGACCCGCTGATCGGCGGCCGGGTGCGCAGGGTGCTCCACCTGGACCTGGTGCCGGGTCTCGAACCGCTGCTCCTCGGCGAGTTCGGGGTGCCGTCCGAGCCGGTACCGACGGCCGCCTTCCGCAAGGTCGTCAGCGAACTGGCCTTGCAGGACGTCGAGTTGGTGCCACGGGCCGACGGCGAACCGGTGGCGCTCCTGCTCGGCCAGTACCTGTCCGCGCTGTCCATCCTCACCCCGGAGCAGGAGGAGGAGCTGCATCTGCGGATGGTGCGGGGCGCGGCGGCGCGGGGGCACCGTCACCTCGTGTTCAAGCCGCACCCCTCGGCGCCGCCCGCCGGGGCGCAGGCCCTGGTGCGTGCGGCGGCGGAGCTGGGCGCCCAACTGACCGTGCTGGACAGCCCGTTGCTCGCCGAGGTCCTGTACGAGCGGCTCTCCCCCGCGCTCGTGGTGGGCTGCTTCTCCACCGCGCTGCTCACGGCGTCGGCGTTCTACGGACTGCCGGTCGCCCGGGTCGGCACCGAGCTGCTCCTGGACCGGCTCGCGCCGTACCAGAACAGCAACCGGGTGCCGGTGACCATCGCGGACGCGCTGCTCCCGCCCCTCGATCCGGGCCCGGACGCACCGTCCGCCGACCTTCCCGGGCTGCTGGGCGCGGTGGGGTACGCCATGCAGCCGGAGCTGCGGCCGGACCTGCGGGGCGCGGCCGAGCGGTATCTCGCGGGGTCGCTCGACGCGTACACGTGGCGCTACTTCAAGCGGCGGCGGCTGACCGTGCTGGGGCTTCCCGGCGCGGTCCCGGCGCGGCTCGGATTCGTCCCGCGCAACGCGACGGTGCGCAGGATCGCCCGCCGCGCCCGCACCCTGGCCCGCACCCGCACCCGCACCCCGGCCCACCGCTGATCCCGGCGCGGCCGGCCCGGCTCAGCTCAGCTCAGCTGCCGTACGGACATCAGCAGGTGCCGGTGGTCGTCACGGACCGGGTCGCCCTCGCCCTCGCCGTCGGTGTCCGGGGCCGCGCCGAGCAGGGTCCGCTGACCGGGGCCCAGGAGTTCGAAACGGACCCGGGGCGCGCGGAAGGAGGCGAGGGCGTCCAGCAGGTACGCCGGGTTGAAGGCCACGGCCACGTCACCGGCGCCGGTCAGGGTGGTGGCGAGGCGCTGCGAGGCGACGTCGTCCTCGTAACCCGCCTGGAGGAGCACCGTCCCGTCGGCGTGGAAGTCGAGCCGCACCGGGCTGTTGGGTTCCGCGACGACCGCGACCCGGCGGACCGCGTCGGCGAGCGCCTCGCGCCCGGTGACGGCCACGGCCGGGTTCTCCAGCGTGAACAGCTTGTCGTAGCGGGGCAGGCGTCCGTCGATGAGCCGCAGGGTGGTGCGCATCCGGGAGCCCTCGAAGGCGATCAGGCCCGCACCCGAACCGGGCCGGTCCGCGGGCCCGTTGAGACCGACCCGGATCGTCCCCGACTTGGCGAGGGAGCGGGAGAGCTCGGTGAGCCGGCGCCCGGGAACCACCACCTCCACCGGCTGCGCGCCCTCGTCGTCCGGCTGCCACGGCAGGGTGCGCACGGCGTAGCGGTAGCGGTCGGACGCGGCCAGGGTCATGGCGGCGCCGTCCAGGCGGAGCTGGATGCCGGTGAGTACCGGCAGCGCGTCGTCCCGGCCCGCGGCGACCGCCACCTGCGCGACCGCCTCGGCGAACCGCGCCGCGTCCACCGACCCGCGCGGCGCCGGGAGTCCGGGCAGCGCCGGGTACTCCCCCACCGGCAGGGTGGACAGGCCGAAGCGGGTTCCGCCGCCCTCGATAGTGAAGCGTGAGCCTTCCTGGGCGCAGGTCACCGTCGACTCGGGCAGCACCTTGCAGATGTCGAGCAGCCTGCGGCCAAGGACCAGGACCTGCCCTGCGGCCCCGGTCCCGGCCGCCACCTCGATGTGCGCGGACGCCTCGTAGTCGAACCCCGACAGGGCGAGCCGCCCGTCTCCCGCCGTCAGGAGGAGGCCGCCGAGGACCGGCACCGGTGACCGCGCGGGCAGCGACCGGGCCGCCCAGGCGACCGCTTCGGCCAGCGCGCCCCGCTCGATACGAAACTCCATGCGGACGTCCCCGTTCCCTCGCCGGCTGTGGTGCGCGCACGCTATCCGGCACCTGACAACGGGCGGCGCCCGCGCTACCCGTGCGGGCGGTAGGTGGCCTCGATGCCGGCCACCAGCACGGTCAGGCCCTCCTCGAAACGCTCGTCGTACGACGTGAAGAGGTGCGGTCCCGCCGCCGCGGCCAGCGGGTAGGCGGCGAGGCGCTCGGCGCGCGCGGCGACGTCGAACGGCTCGCCCCGCTCCTCCGGCCGGGGCGCGCTGCCCTGCTCCTCGGCGACGAAGCCCATCGTGTAGGCGTAGGCGAGCGTCCCGGCCCGTACCGCGTCGCGCAGCTCCCAGCCCTCCTGGCACATCCGGCCGAGGTAGAGCTCAAGGGACTCCGCATGGTCGGTGCCGGTGAAGCGGGCGCCTCCGTACACCTTCGCGCCGTCGCGGTGGCTGAGCAGCATCGCGCGCAGGGCGCGGTTGACGGCGCACAGCTGGTCCTGCCAGGTGGGCTCGTCCGCTCCGGGCGGCCCGTCGGCGGCCATCCGCCGGTACATGACCGTCGCCATCTCGTCGAGCAGCGCCTGCTTGTTCTTGAAGTGCCAGTAGAGCGCGGGCGCCTGGACGCCCAGTTCCTTCGCGATCGCCCGCAGCGTGAGGCCGTCGAGCCCCACCTCGTTCAGGAGCCTCAGCGCGGTGTCGGCGACCTGCGCGCGGTCGATCTTCGTCGTAGCCACCTTGACAATTTAACACCGTTAAGCGCACTCTTCCGAGCATGGAACTTAACGGCGTTAAGGAGCCCGTGCCGGTCGCCACCACCGACGTTCTCGTCGTCGGGGCGGGCCCCACCGGCCTCGTGCTCGCGATCGACCTCGCCCGCCGCGGCGTCCCCGCCCTGCTCGTGGAGAAGTCCGACCGCCTCTTCCCCGGCTCGCGCGGCAAGGGCATCCAGCCCCGCACCCTGGAGGTCCTCGACGATCTCGGGATCGTCGACGCCGTCCTGCGGGCCGGCCGCGCCTACCCGCGCATGCTCAGCTGGGAGGGCCCCGACGGCACCGAGCGCGGCCACGAGTGGGACATGATCGAGCGCGCGACCCCCACCGAGCAGGAGCCCTACGCCAACGCCCTGCTCATCGGCCAGTCCCGCTTCCAGGACCTGCTCCACGCCCGTCTGCGCGCCCTCGGCGGCGATGTCGTGTTCGACTCCGAGGTCTCGGGGCTCGTTCAGGACGCCGACGGCGTCACCGCCGCGTTCGCCGACGGGCGCACCGTCCGCGCCCGCCACCTCGTCGCCGCCGACGGCGGCCGGTCGGCGGTGCGGCGCGCGCTCGGCATCGCCATGGAGGGCGAGAGCGTCGACCCCAAGCCGATGCTCGTCGCGGACGTCCTGCTCACCCCCGACGCCATCGTCGACGACCTCAACTGGCATGTGTGGCGCACCGCGACGGACAGCGGCGCCGTCCTCTGCCCGCTGCCCGGCGAGCCCGGCCTCTACCAGCTGATCGTCCGGTTCGACGACGAGAACGCGGTGCCCGACACCAGCGACGCCGGCGTCGTCGGCCACCTCACCGCGCACACCCCGGTCACCGGCGACCAGGTCACCAAGGTCGTCTGGGCCTCGGACTTCAGGCCGCGCGCGGCCCTGGCCACCCGTTACCGCGCGGGCCGGGTCCTCCTCGCGGGCGACGCCGCGCACATTCACTCCCCGGCCGGCGGACAGGGCCTCAACACCAGCGTCCAGGACGCCTACAACCTCGGCTGGAAGCTCGCCCAGGTGCTCCGCCACGGCGCGTCCGACGCGCTCCTCGACACCTACGAGGACGAGCGGCGGCCCATCGCGGCCGGGGTGCTCGGCATGAGCACGCGGCTGCACCGTCACCGCCTCCTGAGCCAGGACGGCCACGCCCGCGCGCAGACCCGCCAGCTCGGCCTCGGCTACCGCGGCGGCCCGCTCTCCACCGGCCGGGCGGGCGCCCTGGAGGCCGGCGACCGCGCGCCCGACGGCCGACTCCCCGAGGGCCGCGTCTTCGACCTTCTGCGCGGCCCGCACTTCACCCTCCTCGCCTTCGGCACCCCGGCCCCGGCGATCGCCTCCGCGCGGCTCCACGTCCACGAACTGGGCGCGTACGAGGCGTACGGACGCGGCCTGTTCCTGGTCCGTCCCGACGGCTACGTCGGCTGGGCGGGCGAGGACACGACCGGGCTCGACGCCTACCTGGCGGCCGTCGGATGCGCCGAACGGCCTTGATGCTGCGACGAGTCGAGCCGCGCGTTCTCTTCGGCCCGGGTTCGGGTGCGAGCCCGCCCCCGGGGAAACCGACGTCCGGGCAAACGCGTCGCTGCGCCGGATGAACATGCCGCGTCGGGCGCGGGAACTCCCGGGCGGCGGCGCCTTTTCCGGCTCGCGGCGGTCCTACTCTGTCGACGCCGGGGCCCACCGGGCCGCAGCACGACGCCGGGCAAGAGGAGAACCGTGTCCAACACCCTGCCGCGGGTACGCACCACCACCGGCCACCG
Encoded here:
- a CDS encoding TetR/AcrR family transcriptional regulator C-terminal domain-containing protein, which encodes MATTKIDRAQVADTALRLLNEVGLDGLTLRAIAKELGVQAPALYWHFKNKQALLDEMATVMYRRMAADGPPGADEPTWQDQLCAVNRALRAMLLSHRDGAKVYGGARFTGTDHAESLELYLGRMCQEGWELRDAVRAGTLAYAYTMGFVAEEQGSAPRPEERGEPFDVAARAERLAAYPLAAAAGPHLFTSYDERFEEGLTVLVAGIEATYRPHG
- the dnaN gene encoding DNA polymerase III subunit beta — translated: MEFRIERGALAEAVAWAARSLPARSPVPVLGGLLLTAGDGRLALSGFDYEASAHIEVAAGTGAAGQVLVLGRRLLDICKVLPESTVTCAQEGSRFTIEGGGTRFGLSTLPVGEYPALPGLPAPRGSVDAARFAEAVAQVAVAAGRDDALPVLTGIQLRLDGAAMTLAASDRYRYAVRTLPWQPDDEGAQPVEVVVPGRRLTELSRSLAKSGTIRVGLNGPADRPGSGAGLIAFEGSRMRTTLRLIDGRLPRYDKLFTLENPAVAVTGREALADAVRRVAVVAEPNSPVRLDFHADGTVLLQAGYEDDVASQRLATTLTGAGDVAVAFNPAYLLDALASFRAPRVRFELLGPGQRTLLGAAPDTDGEGEGDPVRDDHRHLLMSVRQLS
- a CDS encoding FAD-dependent monooxygenase, with the translated sequence MELNGVKEPVPVATTDVLVVGAGPTGLVLAIDLARRGVPALLVEKSDRLFPGSRGKGIQPRTLEVLDDLGIVDAVLRAGRAYPRMLSWEGPDGTERGHEWDMIERATPTEQEPYANALLIGQSRFQDLLHARLRALGGDVVFDSEVSGLVQDADGVTAAFADGRTVRARHLVAADGGRSAVRRALGIAMEGESVDPKPMLVADVLLTPDAIVDDLNWHVWRTATDSGAVLCPLPGEPGLYQLIVRFDDENAVPDTSDAGVVGHLTAHTPVTGDQVTKVVWASDFRPRAALATRYRAGRVLLAGDAAHIHSPAGGQGLNTSVQDAYNLGWKLAQVLRHGASDALLDTYEDERRPIAAGVLGMSTRLHRHRLLSQDGHARAQTRQLGLGYRGGPLSTGRAGALEAGDRAPDGRLPEGRVFDLLRGPHFTLLAFGTPAPAIASARLHVHELGAYEAYGRGLFLVRPDGYVGWAGEDTTGLDAYLAAVGCAERP
- a CDS encoding alpha-2,8-polysialyltransferase family protein produces the protein MRTAPGPRTTQVFAASTLYGVATLAAALDSGCFPTADRRLLLLSNNAYAPETSAPLDTVPGFEHLRDRFDGVLSWNDTIAPFHPGGWSPRPDDAPLWERQLRTVWGLGDDRIELALESIQVNPAQAVAQLFPDAPITVYADGLMTYGPTRNKLDPLIGGRVRRVLHLDLVPGLEPLLLGEFGVPSEPVPTAAFRKVVSELALQDVELVPRADGEPVALLLGQYLSALSILTPEQEEELHLRMVRGAAARGHRHLVFKPHPSAPPAGAQALVRAAAELGAQLTVLDSPLLAEVLYERLSPALVVGCFSTALLTASAFYGLPVARVGTELLLDRLAPYQNSNRVPVTIADALLPPLDPGPDAPSADLPGLLGAVGYAMQPELRPDLRGAAERYLAGSLDAYTWRYFKRRRLTVLGLPGAVPARLGFVPRNATVRRIARRARTLARTRTRTPAHR